A window of the Candidatus Cloacimonas sp. genome harbors these coding sequences:
- the folE2 gene encoding GTP cyclohydrolase FolE2, which translates to MNIPDIQSQTDNRSITIDKVGVKGIRYPIIVQDRENGIQHSIADLNIYVELPQHRRGTHMSRFLEILNRYHTDVFIDKLDSFLSDMKMSLKADAAYVDIMFPFFMKKTAPVSKVSSLLSYDCFFNASYNENFELWIGVKVPVTTLCPCSKAISVSGAHNQRSEIFIKVRYREFVWLEELIQLAEKHSSCEIFPLLKRSDEKYVTEKAYNNPKFVEDVVREITLALNKDDRITGFYVEAQNFESIHAHDAYALISRI; encoded by the coding sequence ATGAACATACCTGATATTCAATCCCAAACCGATAATCGTTCAATAACCATTGATAAAGTTGGCGTAAAAGGCATTCGCTATCCGATAATAGTTCAGGATCGAGAAAATGGCATTCAACATAGCATTGCCGATCTAAATATTTATGTGGAACTTCCTCAACATAGGCGTGGAACTCATATGAGCCGTTTTCTGGAAATTTTGAATCGGTATCATACCGATGTCTTTATTGATAAGCTGGATTCTTTTCTGAGCGATATGAAAATGAGTTTGAAAGCAGATGCTGCTTATGTGGATATTATGTTTCCTTTTTTTATGAAAAAAACGGCTCCTGTTTCCAAGGTCTCCTCCCTATTGAGTTATGATTGTTTTTTTAACGCTTCTTACAATGAAAATTTTGAACTTTGGATTGGCGTAAAAGTGCCGGTTACAACTTTATGTCCCTGTTCCAAGGCAATCAGTGTTTCCGGAGCACATAATCAAAGGTCAGAAATTTTCATCAAAGTGCGTTATCGGGAATTTGTTTGGCTGGAGGAACTGATCCAGCTCGCTGAAAAACATTCCAGTTGCGAAATTTTCCCTTTATTGAAACGCTCCGATGAAAAATATGTTACCGAAAAGGCATATAATAACCCCAAATTTGTAGAGGATGTAGTGCGAGAAATAACCTTGGCATTAAACAAGGATGATAGAATAACGGGATTTTATGTAGAAGCGCAAAATTTTGAATCCATCCATGCACACGATGCGTATGCCCTTATAAGCAGAATATAG
- a CDS encoding FAD:protein FMN transferase → MNRREIISLLILILVIGFGAYKYLTRSFTELKSQYLMDTIVEISATSQSKNVGHQIDKVFNYIHNLESKLNEFNPDSYLGKINADSTHTVFAMDADIYNLLTIADSLYKMTDGTFDPTIKPVWDLWGFNVENPVPPDSMLVKKTLAKVDFSKIRYNQKNLYKPVGMQLTFGSIAKGYILDKAKDYMQTLKLDDGYINCRSSMIFFGYKKPQIVYIQHPRKTDDFIASFKVLNLSISTSGDYQQFFEYNGTRYHHILDPFTGYPVKNVQSVTVLSPSAAWSDGLSTALFLLPPEKALDSLKGKKDCEAIIYFSKGDSLTSIKTPGMLERDLNEKI, encoded by the coding sequence ATGAATCGGAGAGAAATTATATCACTTCTAATCCTGATTTTAGTAATTGGATTTGGCGCTTATAAATACTTAACCAGGTCTTTTACTGAATTAAAAAGTCAATATTTGATGGATACGATAGTAGAAATATCTGCCACTTCGCAGAGTAAAAATGTTGGTCATCAAATTGATAAAGTGTTTAACTACATTCATAATCTGGAAAGCAAACTGAATGAATTTAATCCCGACAGCTATTTGGGCAAAATAAATGCAGATTCCACTCATACTGTCTTTGCTATGGATGCCGACATCTATAATTTACTTACAATTGCCGATAGTTTATATAAAATGACTGACGGAACTTTTGATCCCACGATAAAACCGGTGTGGGATTTATGGGGTTTTAATGTGGAAAATCCGGTTCCACCCGATTCGATGTTAGTAAAGAAAACACTCGCCAAAGTAGATTTCAGCAAAATTCGGTATAATCAAAAAAATTTATATAAGCCAGTAGGAATGCAGCTTACTTTTGGCTCTATTGCCAAAGGTTATATACTGGATAAAGCAAAGGATTATATGCAAACTTTGAAATTGGATGATGGATACATTAACTGTAGAAGTTCGATGATCTTCTTCGGTTACAAAAAACCGCAAATTGTTTATATTCAACATCCTCGCAAGACGGATGATTTTATCGCCAGTTTCAAAGTATTGAATCTAAGTATTTCAACTTCGGGAGATTATCAGCAATTTTTTGAATACAACGGCACTCGCTATCATCATATTTTAGATCCATTTACCGGTTATCCAGTAAAAAATGTGCAGTCGGTAACTGTTTTATCTCCTTCTGCCGCATGGTCGGACGGTCTTTCTACAGCTTTATTTTTATTGCCTCCGGAGAAAGCTTTGGATTCTCTTAAGGGCAAAAAGGACTGTGAGGCAATAATATATTTCAGTAAAGGTGATTCTTTAACATCAATTAAAACACCTGGTATGTTGGAAAGGGATTTGAACGAGAAAATATGA
- a CDS encoding acyl-CoA dehydratase activase — translation MLKLGIDIGSRNTKIVIYNTDNKNIEFNAYQTTDIFVLDGVHSLLDKAFSTLGISKNDISLIGVTGYGRKLYKEANSIHSEISCHTAGCLFYFPNANTIIDIGGQDSKIITLNESRKITDFVMNDKCAAGTGRFLEMTSLRLGCPISELSSLAAKSTCEIKLNSTCVVFAESEIIGMLSSAIAPENIARSVHRSIAKRILGQMSSLIWEPPVVFTGGVALNEDMAKCLSESLTYQIVTPPIPEITAALGAAILVE, via the coding sequence ATGCTTAAACTTGGTATCGATATCGGCTCACGCAACACGAAAATTGTTATCTACAACACTGATAACAAAAATATAGAATTTAATGCTTATCAGACAACTGATATTTTTGTTTTAGATGGAGTTCACTCACTTCTCGATAAAGCATTTTCGACTTTAGGAATAAGTAAAAACGATATATCTTTAATTGGCGTAACAGGTTACGGACGCAAACTATATAAAGAGGCAAATTCCATCCATTCTGAAATTAGCTGTCATACCGCCGGTTGTTTATTTTATTTTCCTAATGCCAATACAATCATCGATATCGGAGGCCAAGATTCCAAAATTATAACTTTGAATGAAAGCAGAAAAATAACTGATTTTGTAATGAACGATAAATGTGCAGCAGGAACCGGACGCTTTCTGGAAATGACTTCTTTACGCCTGGGTTGTCCTATTTCTGAACTTTCTTCCTTGGCGGCAAAATCCACTTGTGAAATTAAACTAAATTCCACCTGTGTAGTTTTTGCAGAATCAGAAATTATTGGTATGCTTTCTTCGGCAATTGCACCAGAAAATATAGCTCGTTCTGTTCATCGCAGCATTGCAAAACGAATTTTGGGTCAAATGTCATCTTTAATTTGGGAGCCGCCAGTTGTTTTTACGGGAGGAGTCGCTTTGAATGAAGATATGGCAAAATGTTTAAGTGAATCACTTACATATCAAATAGTTACACCACCTATACCAGAAATTACAGCTGCCTTGGGAGCAGCTATTTTAGTTGAATGA
- a CDS encoding pitrilysin family protein, which produces MIQKIISGDYEFPIPICQKMNNGMEIISVKDNSNPVLCIQLYIRTGSALENNQQRGYSHFIEHLSFKSTRDFPNNGISFYTSGLGGMLNAYTDYDCTCYYLNIPAEQIKEGLHILSQLAFHSTFNNEDAEKEKEIILEEIKQYQNEPESDFLEYIQKSYYLKSPLQYPVLGNPESIHNASFESLYQFYEKRYIPLNAFLIICGDFQEKELKTYIEDYFGDWQNTDNPLPYLSDIEPELNGFRYFFRKKQVSGDTLAIALPELSEKHPCANALLVAMRYLAIGKSSRLFKRLVEEEKICSSVKVNSLCGFFSGISVITFTPISENYIPTILDIFREEYSNLMNNGIPLAEMELIKKDIIYGWFYSFEGMENLANLVAMEKFTGDLNRLQKYGEEINSTTMENVMAAIHKYWLPEGIAVYVEGPSEIKETATKANLIKDFISNAYSLSDSVKNDSSELNFLPLNMEGSKKPTEINRIDDDYYQIFLSNGMQVLFKQLKHKNISGYSLSTPISQVCESPHSVGNNFFCSSLLLYQTQKHSHQDLLQYSRDNGLNIRLMHHLDSTTFRGKCLNKNLNKALSLLAELLYFPNFDRSYLSLLTSVALDDIRRDNDYPVSYAYLNWYKMLVGNNSNLFRSTGTSTQIRSIRLANLQDWYSKWNIAKDFCLCIAGNYSVNEIWELCEENLGGRKFVSPSLTSQPVYAPSPVHFKKKYRKTDQAIIYIGGFASPATNRDENTAFYVLAQILGGDISSRFFDLLREQYGYAYQTGFDFQSLNELGFWNAFAFCDKADYQNCLILMQNILSSVVENGVTEDELKNAKQYLIGMNRFENESVSYTASTISNLAALGYEPEYYLTREERIRKVDSQLIWQIAKKWLLPENQFTYILL; this is translated from the coding sequence ATGATACAAAAAATCATCTCCGGAGATTATGAATTTCCAATCCCAATCTGCCAAAAGATGAATAACGGTATGGAAATTATCTCCGTTAAAGATAATTCCAATCCTGTTCTCTGCATTCAACTATACATTCGAACTGGTTCAGCTCTGGAAAATAATCAGCAGAGAGGTTATTCGCATTTTATCGAACACTTGAGTTTCAAATCCACCCGGGATTTTCCCAACAATGGTATTTCTTTTTATACTTCTGGATTGGGTGGAATGCTGAATGCTTATACAGATTACGATTGCACCTGTTATTATTTGAATATTCCTGCCGAACAAATCAAGGAGGGATTGCATATCCTTTCTCAGCTTGCTTTTCACAGCACATTTAATAATGAAGATGCTGAAAAAGAAAAAGAGATTATTCTGGAGGAAATAAAACAATACCAGAATGAACCAGAATCGGACTTCTTGGAATATATTCAAAAGAGTTATTATCTTAAAAGCCCACTCCAATACCCTGTATTAGGAAATCCCGAAAGTATTCATAATGCAAGCTTTGAATCACTCTATCAGTTTTATGAAAAGAGATACATTCCTCTTAATGCGTTTCTAATTATTTGCGGCGACTTTCAGGAAAAGGAACTAAAGACATATATTGAGGACTATTTTGGCGATTGGCAAAATACCGATAACCCTCTTCCCTATCTTTCTGACATTGAGCCAGAATTAAATGGTTTTCGTTATTTCTTTCGAAAAAAACAAGTAAGCGGTGACACACTTGCCATTGCTTTACCAGAATTGAGTGAAAAACATCCTTGCGCCAATGCTTTATTAGTTGCTATGCGCTATCTGGCAATTGGAAAATCATCGCGTCTATTTAAACGGCTTGTGGAAGAAGAAAAAATATGTTCCAGTGTAAAAGTAAATTCTTTGTGCGGATTCTTTTCCGGGATTTCGGTGATAACTTTTACTCCCATTTCCGAAAATTATATACCTACAATACTGGACATTTTCAGGGAAGAATATTCCAATTTAATGAACAACGGAATACCACTGGCAGAAATGGAACTGATTAAAAAAGACATTATCTACGGGTGGTTCTATAGTTTTGAAGGTATGGAAAATCTTGCCAACCTCGTAGCTATGGAAAAGTTTACCGGAGACCTAAATCGTTTACAAAAATATGGCGAAGAAATCAATTCCACAACAATGGAAAATGTTATGGCGGCCATTCATAAATATTGGCTTCCGGAAGGCATTGCAGTTTATGTGGAAGGACCTTCTGAAATAAAAGAAACAGCGACAAAAGCCAATCTCATCAAAGATTTTATTTCCAACGCATATTCCCTATCCGATTCCGTTAAGAATGATTCTTCAGAGCTAAACTTTTTGCCTTTGAATATGGAAGGCAGCAAAAAACCAACTGAAATAAATAGGATTGATGACGATTATTATCAGATATTTCTTTCCAATGGTATGCAAGTTCTTTTTAAACAGCTTAAGCATAAAAACATAAGCGGTTATTCATTGTCCACGCCTATCAGTCAAGTATGTGAATCTCCTCATTCTGTAGGTAATAATTTTTTCTGTTCTTCCTTGTTACTGTATCAAACCCAAAAACATAGTCATCAGGACTTATTACAATATTCTCGCGATAATGGATTGAACATCCGTTTAATGCATCATTTGGATTCAACTACATTCAGAGGAAAGTGTCTAAACAAAAATCTGAATAAGGCACTTTCGTTGCTGGCTGAGTTGCTCTATTTCCCTAATTTTGATAGAAGCTATCTTTCTTTATTAACTTCCGTGGCTTTGGATGATATTCGACGCGATAATGATTATCCTGTTAGTTACGCTTATCTAAACTGGTATAAAATGTTAGTAGGCAATAACAGTAATCTTTTTAGATCAACGGGAACATCCACTCAGATTCGTTCCATCCGATTGGCAAATCTTCAAGATTGGTATTCTAAATGGAATATAGCAAAAGATTTCTGTCTTTGTATTGCCGGAAACTATTCAGTAAATGAAATATGGGAATTATGCGAGGAGAACTTGGGAGGAAGAAAATTTGTTTCTCCTTCTCTAACTTCACAACCTGTGTATGCTCCTTCCCCTGTTCATTTCAAAAAGAAATACCGTAAAACAGACCAAGCCATTATTTATATTGGGGGATTTGCTTCACCTGCTACTAATAGAGACGAAAATACAGCTTTTTATGTTTTAGCCCAAATTTTGGGGGGCGACATATCTTCGCGCTTTTTTGATCTTTTAAGAGAACAATATGGATATGCTTATCAAACTGGGTTTGATTTTCAATCTTTAAATGAACTGGGATTTTGGAATGCTTTTGCTTTTTGTGATAAAGCAGATTATCAAAATTGCCTAATTTTGATGCAAAATATTTTGTCCTCCGTAGTTGAAAATGGCGTAACAGAAGATGAACTTAAAAATGCCAAACAATATTTAATTGGAATGAATCGTTTTGAAAACGAAAGCGTTTCTTACACGGCTTCCACAATTTCCAATCTGGCAGCTTTGGGATATGAACCAGAATATTATCTTACCAGAGAAGAACGAATTAGGAAAGTAGATAGCCAGTTAATATGGCAAATAGCTAAAAAGTGGTTGCTGCCAGAAAACCAATTTACTTATATTTTATTGTAA